Genomic window (Caldinitratiruptor microaerophilus):
ACGGGTTGGTGTGCTTCACGGCCACCGCCGCGGGCCGGTCGAACTCCTTCACGAGCTCCAGGGCGGCATGGGCATCTTGGATGTTGTTGTAGGACAGCTCCTTGCCGTGCAGCTGCACGGCCCCGGCGATGCCCGCGCCCGCCGGCTCCCCCTCCATCCGGTAGAAGGCGGCCTTCTGGTGGGGGTTCTCCCCGTAGCGCAGGTCCTGCGCCTTGTGCAGGACGACCGTGATCGTGGCGGGCAGCCCCGGCGCCTCACCCCCGGCCGCCGGCCGCGCGGCCGCCGGCGCGAGGGCCTCTGCGGGTCCCTCCAGCCACCGGCTGATGGCCGCGTCGTAGGCGGCGGTGTGGGCGAACGCCTCCCGCATGAGGGCGAAGCGGGTCGCCGGTGACAGATCGCCGGTCCGGCGCAGCTCGTCGAGCACCTGCGGGTAGCGCTCCGGGGAGACCACCACACCCACGTCCTGCCAGTTCTTGGCGGCCGCCCGGATCATCGTCGGGCCGCCGATGTCGATCTGCTCCACGGCCTCCTCGAAGGTCACCCCGGGGCGGGCGACCGTCTCCCGGAACGGGTAGAGGTTCACGACCACGAGGTCGATGGGGCGGATCCCGTGCTGCTCGAGCTGGGCCATGTGCTCGGGATTGCGGCGGACGGCCAGGATCCCCGCGTGGATCTGGGGCTGCAGGGTCTTCACCCGGCCCCCCAGGATCTCCGGGAACCCGGCGACCTCGGCCACCTCCCGCACAGGCACCCCCGCGCCGGCCAGGGTCCGGTGGGTACCGCCGGTGGAGAGGATCTCCCAGCCGAGGTCCGCCAGACCCCGGGCGAACTCCACGACGCCGGTCTTGTCGTAGACGCTGATGAGTGCTCGCTTCATGCCTTCCGGCCTCCCTCGCCGCGCCGGCGGCGGGGCCGGCCGTTCCTCCCTTCTGCGCGTCGGATGCGGACGACGCGGCAAGTCTCCTACTGCGGGGGCTTCAGGCCGGCATCCCGGTTCAGCCGGTACCGGCGGCCGTCGCCGCCGAGGTACTGCAGGAGCGTGTCCCGGTAGACCGGCCAGGTCATGTAGCGCGGGATCTCGTCCACCGGGACCCAGCGGGCGTCCACGGTGAACTCGTCCGCCTCCGGCGCCCGGAGGGCACCGCCCTCCACCTGGGCGGGAAACACGAGGTACAGGAACTGGTAGTTCAGCTCCCGGTTGAAGGTCTCGAGGACGTAGGCCAGGTCACCGGGCCGCACCTGGAGCCCGGTCTCCTCCCGAACCTCCCGGACCACGGCGTCGACCGCCGCCTCGCCCGGCTCGATCCGGCCGCCGGGGAGGGACCAGAAGGTGCCGATCGCCCACCGGTTCTGGACCAGGACCACGCGGTCCCCGTCCCGGATCACGGCGGCCGCCATGAGAAACCGCTCCACCTCGCGCTCGACCTCCTCAGGGCCGGAGGGCCAGCAGCACCAGCACGGTCCCCGCCGCCACGTGTAGCCACGCCACCCGCCGCTGTCCCACCAGCTCCAGGCGCCAGCCCGCCGTCAGCTGGCTCGCTCCGAGGACCAGGAGCACGCCTCGCAGCCACGGGCGCGGGTCCTGCGCCCGGGAAGCCGCCAGCAGGAGGGCCAGGCCCACCGCCGCCAGGGCGAACGTGAGGCCACGGAGCACCGCCGGGCTCGGGCGCATGGGATCGACCTCCTCCCGAGAGCGCCGGGTTCAGTCCGGCCGGGACGAACGGTCGCGGGGCGGCGGGAGGATCCGCACCCGCCGGCCCTCCAGCACAAGCCGCCCCT
Coding sequences:
- a CDS encoding NUDIX domain-containing protein yields the protein MERFLMAAAVIRDGDRVVLVQNRWAIGTFWSLPGGRIEPGEAAVDAVVREVREETGLQVRPGDLAYVLETFNRELNYQFLYLVFPAQVEGGALRAPEADEFTVDARWVPVDEIPRYMTWPVYRDTLLQYLGGDGRRYRLNRDAGLKPPQ
- the purH gene encoding bifunctional phosphoribosylaminoimidazolecarboxamide formyltransferase/IMP cyclohydrolase, with protein sequence MKRALISVYDKTGVVEFARGLADLGWEILSTGGTHRTLAGAGVPVREVAEVAGFPEILGGRVKTLQPQIHAGILAVRRNPEHMAQLEQHGIRPIDLVVVNLYPFRETVARPGVTFEEAVEQIDIGGPTMIRAAAKNWQDVGVVVSPERYPQVLDELRRTGDLSPATRFALMREAFAHTAAYDAAISRWLEGPAEALAPAAARPAAGGEAPGLPATITVVLHKAQDLRYGENPHQKAAFYRMEGEPAGAGIAGAVQLHGKELSYNNIQDAHAALELVKEFDRPAAVAVKHTNPCGVAVAQRIAEAYQRAHDADPVSIFGGIVALNRDCDAETAAELRKIFLEIVIAPGFTDEALAILTRKKDLRLLATGPLGGPGLPGFDLRRVGGGVLVQEWDTAGDDPATWRTVTTHAVPEGLLEDLLFAWKVVKHVKSNAIVVAGGGRTLGVGAGQTNRIDAARFALSRAGQAARGAVLASDAFFPFPDVVEAAAEAGIAAIVQPGGSIRDQESIDRANALGVAMVFTGVRHFRH